Proteins co-encoded in one Mercenaria mercenaria strain notata unplaced genomic scaffold, MADL_Memer_1 contig_1849, whole genome shotgun sequence genomic window:
- the LOC128551939 gene encoding uncharacterized protein LOC128551939, translating into MKLLLSMDRKINGLEKRLVTLETLDKKVDKFDQELKKLWNHVHDNVKRLDSRVGSVEDKVESADFATGLVNDKVIHMEKQCEVLREEIVYLQSQSMRNNLVFGNISEAPTETPHDCEKVLRDFMLKEMKLAEDLVSQIKFDRVHRMGKQSENRSRRIIAKFTEFKEREFVRKQWKSLQGTPYFITEQFPKEVNDKRKELMPKLKAARSEGKRAWLAYDKLYVDGKLVDDK; encoded by the coding sequence ATGAAACTGTTGCTGAGTATGGATCGGAAGATAAATGGACTGGAAAAACGGTTGGTTACCTTAGAAACATTAGACAAAAAAGTAGATAAATTTGACCAAGAATTGAAAAAGTTATGGAATCATGTTCATGATAACGTTAAACGGTTGGATTCTAGGGTAGGTTCAGTGGAAGATAAAGTAGAAAGTGCCGATTTTGCAACAGGGCTTGTAAATGATAAAGTTATCCATATGGAAAAACAGTGTGAGGTTTTACGAGAAGAGATTGTTTATCTACAGTCACAATCCATGAGGAACAATTTGGTATTCGGTAATATATCGGAGGCCCCGACAGAGACGCCACACGATTGCGAAAAGGTATTAAGAGATTTCATGTTAAAGGAAATGAAGCTAGCTGAGGATCTCGTTTcacaaatcaaatttgataggGTACACAGGATGGGCAAACAGAGTGAAAATAGAAGCAGGCGCATAATTGCTAAATTTACTGAATTTAAGGAGCGTGAGTTTGTACGCAAGCAGTGGAAATCACTGCAAGGTACGCCATATTTTATAACTGAACAATTTCCAAAGGAAGTAAATGATAAACGGAAGGAATTGATGCCAAAATTAAAAGCCGCTAGAAGTGAGGGTAAAAGGGCGTGGCTCGCCTATGACAAACTATATGTGGATGGTAAACTTGTTGATGATAAGTAG